In Jejubacter calystegiae, the following are encoded in one genomic region:
- a CDS encoding DUF3261 domain-containing protein, with product MKGVLRGALLALSLALSACSNHDDSQGRPEAWLKPGVEVTLPAPTQIVPFSAQQLLTAQVDGQTHSLVVVLEADGQRLRLAGLSPLGVRLFSLNYDERGVKTEQAIALPKLPPASQVLADIMLCYWPTAHWQPQLPTGWSLTDKANRRELRDADGVLVETIHYQLQGERRVPTAIDNHGFGYRLTIEQLEGKS from the coding sequence ATGAAGGGCGTATTACGCGGTGCGCTGCTGGCGCTGAGCCTGGCGCTGAGCGCCTGTAGCAATCATGATGATAGTCAGGGGCGGCCTGAAGCCTGGTTAAAACCCGGCGTTGAGGTAACCTTACCGGCGCCGACGCAGATCGTGCCATTCAGCGCCCAGCAGTTGTTGACGGCGCAAGTGGACGGCCAGACTCACTCGCTGGTGGTGGTGCTGGAAGCCGACGGGCAGCGGCTTCGTTTGGCCGGACTGTCGCCGCTCGGCGTGCGGCTGTTCAGCCTGAACTACGATGAGCGGGGGGTGAAAACGGAACAGGCGATAGCGCTGCCGAAACTGCCTCCCGCCAGCCAGGTACTGGCCGATATTATGCTGTGCTACTGGCCGACGGCGCACTGGCAGCCGCAGCTCCCCACAGGCTGGAGCCTGACCGATAAGGCGAATCGCCGCGAGCTACGTGACGCAGACGGTGTGCTGGTGGAAACCATCCACTATCAGCTCCAGGGGGAGCGGCGGGTGCCAACGGCTATCGATAACCACGGCTTTGGCTACCGCCTGACCATTGAACAACTGGAGGGCAAATCATGA
- a CDS encoding AMP-binding protein — MPASLPLADWLDSRHDAARTVALDGDRRYTLGELRVATARLCGWLHHQPQRRWAICCDSSYSFLVALLALLHAGKTPVLPGHSREAQLREQRQHFDGLLTDQALTLDDFPAIDPMLVPDAPETPLPAIPPQAQLVLFTSGSTGEPQRVVKTVAALDTEAGWLVQRWGRRLAGCRVLASVSHQHLYGLTFRIVLPMALGLPLAARRVEFPEQLPLQAQGRAWAFISSPALLGRMDPGLIPAGCRFVLSAAGPLSDTVACQARRDFGVAVAEIYGSTETGVVAWRERRRQHESWHAFPGVTFDVDNNGLWVNSPLIDGGACQLSDRLAFRGSQTFDLLGREDRTVKIEEQRVSLDEIERRLRALPEIADAAVLVVTRGGRSVTAAVVVLRDEKAWSLGRRQAWRRELMRWLAPSAVPRYWRQVPQIPLTSQSKRAWNLIQELFYEPH; from the coding sequence ATGCCCGCTAGCCTGCCACTGGCCGACTGGCTGGATTCGCGCCACGACGCTGCCCGCACGGTGGCGCTGGATGGCGACAGGCGCTATACCCTGGGTGAACTGCGGGTGGCCACGGCCCGACTCTGCGGCTGGCTGCATCATCAGCCTCAGCGCCGCTGGGCCATTTGCTGCGATAGCAGCTATAGTTTTTTGGTGGCGCTACTGGCCCTGCTGCATGCCGGTAAGACGCCGGTACTGCCCGGTCACAGCCGCGAAGCGCAACTGCGCGAACAGCGCCAGCATTTTGACGGTCTGCTGACCGACCAGGCTCTGACGCTTGATGACTTCCCGGCTATCGATCCCATGCTGGTGCCTGACGCCCCCGAAACGCCGCTACCGGCGATTCCCCCTCAGGCGCAACTGGTGCTGTTTACCTCCGGCTCCACGGGAGAGCCGCAGCGGGTGGTGAAAACCGTGGCGGCGCTGGATACGGAAGCTGGCTGGCTGGTCCAGCGCTGGGGGCGCCGGCTGGCGGGATGTCGGGTACTGGCTTCGGTCAGTCATCAGCACCTGTATGGCTTAACCTTTCGGATTGTGCTGCCGATGGCGCTGGGGCTGCCCCTGGCCGCCCGGCGGGTGGAGTTTCCTGAACAGCTGCCGTTGCAGGCGCAGGGCAGGGCGTGGGCCTTTATCAGCAGTCCGGCCCTGTTGGGGCGTATGGATCCCGGGCTTATCCCCGCGGGCTGCCGCTTTGTGCTCTCCGCCGCCGGGCCGCTCAGCGATACTGTTGCCTGCCAGGCGCGGCGCGACTTTGGCGTGGCGGTGGCCGAAATCTACGGCAGTACCGAAACCGGCGTGGTGGCATGGCGTGAACGCCGGCGGCAGCATGAATCGTGGCACGCCTTCCCGGGCGTGACTTTTGATGTCGATAATAATGGCTTATGGGTGAATTCGCCGCTGATTGACGGCGGCGCCTGTCAGTTAAGCGATCGACTGGCATTTCGTGGCTCGCAGACTTTCGATCTACTGGGACGAGAAGATCGCACCGTCAAGATTGAAGAGCAGCGGGTATCCCTGGATGAGATCGAACGTCGACTAAGGGCGCTTCCGGAGATCGCTGACGCGGCGGTACTGGTGGTGACCCGCGGCGGTCGCAGCGTGACGGCGGCGGTAGTGGTACTGCGCGATGAAAAAGCGTGGTCGCTGGGTCGCCGTCAGGCGTGGCGCCGCGAGCTGATGCGCTGGCTGGCGCCTTCCGCGGTACCGCGCTACTGGCGGCAGGTGCCCCAAATTCCGTTGACCAGCCAGAGCAAACGAGCATGGAACCTGATACAGGAGTTGTTTTATGAACCCCATTGA
- a CDS encoding beta-ketoacyl-[acyl-carrier-protein] synthase family protein: MTAIRAVAMLNALGNDLSTIAANLTAGEAPGMEEQASGWLQAGNCAVARVKGALPSLPRLLTRHDSRNNRLLLAALNQLSPQLEDVIQCHGRDRVAVVMGTSTSGLDEGDARVSAERVAAWRYDQQELGDPSRFISQALQLDGPSLTISTACSSSARAIITGKRLIDAGIVDAALVGGADTLSRMPINGFHSLESLSLERCAPFSKDRCGITIGEGAALLLLTRDGGPVALKGGGESSDAWHMSAPHPEGEGAGRAIRMALIDAGLAPNDIGYINMHGTATRLNDDIEARVVNQLFGDSVPASSVKHLIGHTLGAAGAMEAALCWLILTRKLALPPQDFSRHPRDETLPPCGLLTAPASLARPWILSNAFAFGGNNTSLILGRNDEPF; this comes from the coding sequence ATGACGGCGATCCGCGCGGTGGCGATGCTTAACGCTCTGGGCAACGATCTCTCCACCATCGCCGCAAATCTGACGGCGGGTGAGGCGCCCGGCATGGAAGAGCAGGCCAGCGGCTGGCTACAGGCGGGAAACTGCGCCGTCGCGCGAGTGAAGGGCGCTTTGCCGTCGTTGCCCCGGCTGCTTACGCGTCATGACAGCCGCAATAACCGTCTGCTGCTGGCGGCACTGAATCAGCTATCTCCGCAGCTTGAGGACGTTATTCAATGCCATGGCCGCGATCGGGTGGCGGTGGTGATGGGCACCAGCACCTCCGGACTGGATGAAGGCGATGCCAGAGTCAGCGCAGAGCGGGTTGCTGCCTGGCGTTACGACCAGCAGGAACTGGGCGATCCGTCTCGTTTTATCAGCCAGGCGCTGCAGCTGGATGGCCCGTCCCTGACGATTTCGACTGCCTGTTCATCCAGCGCCCGGGCGATAATTACCGGCAAGCGTCTGATCGACGCAGGAATTGTTGACGCTGCACTGGTTGGCGGCGCCGATACCCTGAGCCGGATGCCGATCAACGGCTTTCACAGTCTGGAATCCCTGAGCCTTGAGCGCTGTGCGCCCTTCAGTAAAGATCGCTGCGGCATTACCATCGGCGAAGGGGCGGCGCTGTTGCTGCTGACCCGCGATGGGGGGCCGGTAGCGCTGAAAGGGGGAGGAGAATCTTCTGATGCCTGGCATATGTCGGCGCCGCATCCCGAAGGGGAAGGTGCCGGTCGGGCGATCCGGATGGCGCTGATTGATGCCGGTTTAGCCCCGAACGATATCGGTTATATCAATATGCACGGTACGGCGACCCGGCTTAATGATGACATTGAGGCCAGGGTCGTGAACCAGCTGTTTGGCGATAGCGTGCCTGCCAGTTCAGTCAAACATTTGATCGGCCATACTCTGGGGGCCGCCGGGGCCATGGAGGCCGCGCTGTGCTGGCTGATTCTGACCCGGAAGCTGGCACTGCCGCCTCAGGATTTCAGCCGCCATCCCCGGGATGAGACGCTGCCTCCCTGCGGGCTACTGACGGCGCCTGCGTCGCTTGCCCGCCCCTGGATTCTGTCCAATGCCTTCGCCTTTGGCGGCAATAACACCAGTCTGATTCTCGGGAGGAACGATGAACCATTTTAA
- a CDS encoding glycosyltransferase family 2 protein encodes MSLNQDDFRPCIIIPCYNHGATLAAVLERLEPLALPCILVDDGSDAATQVPLREAAARHSWVTLLRLPVNRGKGAAVMHGLRAAARVGYSHALQVDADGQHRLEDAPRLLAAARREPGALISGRPVYDDSIPRARRWGRYITHVWVWIETLSLSLRDSMCGFRVYPLAPTVALLDRVRFGERMDFDTEIMVRLYRDGTPSRFIDTPVVYPADGISHFDALNDNLRISWMHTRLVCGMLMGLPRRLLPRGTEKHWARTEERRGLAGMRFMLWVWQRFGRRAFGWLLRPVVGVYWLTGGNQRRASRLWLSRVETRAVQLGVTLPAGLNSYRHFLRFGDAMLNKIAAWRGEIRIGHEIDFAPGAEAYLNHDPGRGKLILASHLGDIEASRALAQHHAGLTINALVFTEHARRFRQVMEEIAPQAGVNLMPVTDIGPETAMLLQQKLEAGEWVAIVGDRTAVGPQRGGGQRVTWSPFMGHLAPFPQGPFILAAALKSPVVMMTVLREQGRLVIHAGPLSDGQALPRKGRQQALQALTDRYAQWLEQMALRSPLDWFNFYDFWRLPPEQEAEC; translated from the coding sequence ATGTCGCTGAACCAGGACGATTTCCGCCCCTGCATCATTATTCCCTGCTATAACCACGGCGCGACCCTGGCGGCGGTGCTTGAGCGTCTTGAACCCCTGGCGCTGCCCTGTATCCTGGTGGATGACGGTAGCGATGCGGCGACCCAGGTGCCGTTACGGGAAGCGGCGGCGCGCCATTCATGGGTGACCTTGCTGCGTCTGCCGGTGAACCGGGGTAAAGGTGCAGCGGTAATGCACGGCCTGCGGGCTGCGGCGCGGGTGGGATACAGTCATGCGCTCCAGGTGGATGCCGACGGTCAGCACCGGCTGGAAGATGCGCCGCGCCTGCTGGCGGCGGCACGTCGTGAGCCGGGCGCCCTGATCTCCGGACGACCAGTCTACGACGACTCCATTCCCCGCGCCCGACGCTGGGGCCGCTATATCACGCACGTCTGGGTGTGGATCGAAACCCTGTCGCTCTCCCTTCGCGACAGCATGTGCGGCTTCCGGGTCTATCCGCTGGCGCCGACCGTCGCTTTGCTGGACCGGGTTCGCTTCGGAGAGCGCATGGATTTCGACACCGAAATTATGGTGCGTCTGTACCGGGACGGCACCCCGAGTCGCTTTATCGATACGCCCGTTGTTTATCCGGCGGACGGGATATCGCACTTCGATGCCCTGAACGACAACCTGCGGATCTCCTGGATGCATACCCGGCTGGTCTGCGGCATGCTGATGGGGCTGCCCCGGCGTCTGCTGCCGCGCGGTACTGAAAAACACTGGGCGCGCACCGAAGAGCGGCGGGGGCTGGCCGGTATGCGCTTTATGCTGTGGGTATGGCAGCGCTTCGGGCGTCGGGCCTTTGGGTGGCTGCTGCGCCCGGTGGTGGGTGTTTACTGGCTGACCGGCGGCAACCAGCGTCGGGCTTCCCGTCTGTGGCTGAGCCGGGTGGAAACCCGGGCAGTTCAACTGGGCGTGACGCTGCCTGCGGGGCTAAACAGCTATCGCCACTTTCTGCGTTTCGGCGACGCCATGCTCAATAAAATTGCCGCATGGCGCGGTGAGATCCGTATCGGGCACGAAATTGACTTTGCCCCCGGGGCCGAAGCTTACCTGAACCATGATCCGGGACGCGGCAAGCTGATTCTGGCCTCGCATCTGGGCGATATCGAGGCCAGCCGGGCGCTGGCGCAGCACCATGCCGGCTTGACCATTAATGCGCTGGTCTTTACCGAACACGCCCGGCGCTTTCGCCAGGTGATGGAGGAGATTGCCCCCCAGGCCGGCGTGAATCTGATGCCGGTGACCGATATCGGTCCCGAAACCGCCATGCTGCTTCAGCAGAAGCTGGAAGCGGGCGAATGGGTGGCTATCGTCGGCGATCGCACGGCGGTGGGGCCCCAGCGTGGCGGCGGTCAGCGGGTCACCTGGAGCCCGTTTATGGGGCACCTGGCCCCCTTTCCTCAGGGCCCCTTTATACTGGCGGCGGCCCTGAAGAGTCCGGTGGTGATGATGACGGTATTGCGCGAGCAGGGGCGTCTGGTTATCCATGCCGGGCCGCTTTCTGACGGACAGGCGCTGCCGCGCAAAGGGCGCCAGCAGGCGCTACAGGCGCTGACCGACCGCTATGCGCAGTGGCTGGAGCAGATGGCGTTACGCTCGCCGCTGGACTGGTTTAACTTTTATGATTTCTGGCGGTTGCCGCCGGAGCAGGAGGCTGAATGCTGA
- a CDS encoding hydroxymyristoyl-ACP dehydratase produces MNPIELQRSAPDADRLVLRLWIPKTLFWFQGHFPQWQVLPGVAQIHWAMTYSESLTGDLRYHSVDRVKFQTPVMPDSELRLELHHEAARQLLHFCYYLVDGESERVASSGKIKLCR; encoded by the coding sequence ATGAACCCCATTGAACTCCAGCGCAGCGCGCCGGATGCCGATCGACTGGTGCTGCGCCTGTGGATCCCGAAGACGCTGTTCTGGTTCCAGGGGCACTTTCCCCAGTGGCAGGTGTTGCCCGGCGTGGCGCAGATCCACTGGGCGATGACCTATAGCGAATCGCTGACGGGCGACCTGCGCTATCACAGCGTGGATCGGGTCAAATTCCAGACGCCGGTAATGCCGGACAGCGAACTGCGGCTGGAGCTGCATCACGAGGCGGCGCGCCAGTTGCTCCATTTTTGTTACTACCTGGTGGATGGCGAATCCGAACGGGTGGCCAGCAGCGGAAAGATTAAGCTATGTCGCTGA
- a CDS encoding acyl carrier protein: MTTRDEIWQQVCELLDELFEVPAEKVKPETRLYEDLDLDSIDAVDMVVHLQKRTGKKISPDDFKTVRTVEDVVNAVEKLVREG; the protein is encoded by the coding sequence ATGACAACAAGAGATGAAATCTGGCAGCAGGTATGTGAACTGCTCGACGAATTATTTGAGGTTCCCGCAGAAAAGGTGAAGCCTGAGACGCGCCTGTATGAGGATCTGGATCTCGACAGTATTGATGCGGTGGATATGGTGGTACATCTTCAAAAACGCACTGGCAAGAAAATTTCTCCCGATGATTTTAAAACCGTGCGCACCGTGGAAGATGTGGTGAACGCGGTGGAAAAACTGGTGCGCGAAGGCTAA
- a CDS encoding outer membrane lipoprotein carrier protein LolA — protein sequence MKKVMMMLALLLCSAAAQAITLDELHQRFAQQPVVRAKFEQQRQIKDMGQPLWSSGELLIARDKGLWWHQQRPFPMTLVLDDSHMVQAMGNQVPQVITAASNPQMFQFNHLLRALFEADRKTLEENFTSRLSDKGNGAWRLVLIPKAAPLNQIFNSITLDGDRFLQKIILDDKQGDTTGITFSDHQTEPRTLTDAEQQRFDF from the coding sequence ATGAAGAAGGTGATGATGATGCTGGCGCTGCTGCTGTGCTCCGCGGCGGCTCAGGCGATAACCCTGGACGAGCTGCATCAGCGCTTTGCGCAACAGCCGGTGGTGCGGGCCAAATTTGAACAACAGCGCCAGATTAAAGATATGGGCCAGCCGCTGTGGTCAAGCGGCGAACTGTTGATTGCCCGCGACAAAGGGCTATGGTGGCATCAGCAGCGACCATTCCCGATGACCCTGGTGCTGGATGACAGCCACATGGTGCAGGCTATGGGCAACCAGGTGCCTCAGGTGATTACCGCCGCCAGTAATCCCCAGATGTTCCAGTTCAACCATCTGCTGCGTGCGCTGTTTGAAGCCGATCGAAAAACTCTGGAAGAGAACTTCACCAGCCGACTGAGCGACAAGGGCAACGGCGCCTGGCGTCTGGTGCTGATCCCAAAAGCCGCACCGCTGAATCAAATCTTCAACAGCATCACCCTGGACGGCGATCGCTTCCTGCAGAAAATCATTCTCGACGATAAGCAGGGCGATACCACCGGCATCACCTTTAGCGACCATCAGACCGAGCCGCGGACCCTGACCGATGCCGAACAGCAGCGCTTTGACTTCTGA
- a CDS encoding MMPL family transporter, translating into MPNSSALTSDRQRRAGWLWLAVVLLMLAVLGLKLPGARLNSSVLALLPGVGGKEVPAPLRHGFMQRLDGQLMWLVAAPEEENDAAARWWLTRLAQEPWLKSIQGPMSDAQQKEWGRFAWQHRAALIDPTTRARLGQGGEAQASWILAQLYSAFSGVSGAELRGDPLMLVRGAQLAQQQGAGALRLHNGWLTAVDGQGQRWYLIHGELKGDAFSMRQGNAAVDRLTMLSQQLHQRWPQAQLLSRGALFYSDHASRQAHHEMSTLGVGTLCGVLLLVFAVFRSPRPLLLCLLSVAIGALAGVTVTLLWYGELHLMTLVMSMGIIGVSADYTLYYLTERMVHGAKDSALASLVKVRATLLLALGTTLLAWGVMMMAPFPGIRQMALFAATGLSASCLTVICWYPQLAKGLPVRPVPLRGLMVWWLAAWRRPGLRLGLPLLVALFSAVGLWQLRVDDDISRLQAMPPDLVAQDRAIGQLTGQSLDQRWFMVWGDSPQQALERLEALTPRLEQARDKGWLTGWRQLPLSSLARQKADMALLGRAAPGVEQRLAAAGLNIKVAVPEERPLTPEQWLNSVNSSGWRLLWLSLADGRSGILVPVDGVTQSAALGRLAQESHGVAWVDRKAEFDGLFGFWRGLLSGLLALALLVIAVSYVARLGLRRGLQSVAPSLLALLGGLATLGLCGQPLNLFALLALTLVLGIGINYTLFFSNPRGTPLTSLLAVSVALATTLLTLGMLVFSQTGAISGFGTVLASGIFIAWLTAPLALSDRKENHE; encoded by the coding sequence ATGCCGAACAGCAGCGCTTTGACTTCTGACCGACAGCGGCGGGCAGGCTGGCTGTGGCTGGCTGTCGTGCTGCTGATGCTGGCGGTACTGGGGCTGAAGCTACCGGGCGCCCGACTTAACAGCAGCGTACTGGCGCTGTTGCCGGGCGTGGGCGGCAAGGAGGTTCCCGCGCCCTTGCGCCACGGCTTTATGCAGCGCCTGGACGGCCAGCTTATGTGGCTGGTGGCCGCGCCAGAAGAAGAGAATGACGCCGCGGCGCGCTGGTGGTTGACGAGGCTTGCGCAGGAGCCCTGGCTTAAGTCAATACAGGGGCCGATGAGCGATGCGCAGCAAAAGGAATGGGGACGCTTCGCATGGCAGCATCGCGCCGCCCTGATAGACCCGACAACCCGGGCCCGGCTGGGGCAGGGGGGAGAAGCGCAGGCCAGTTGGATTCTGGCCCAGCTCTATTCGGCCTTTTCCGGCGTCAGCGGGGCCGAACTGCGCGGCGACCCGCTGATGCTGGTGCGCGGCGCCCAACTGGCGCAGCAGCAGGGGGCCGGGGCGTTACGCCTGCACAACGGCTGGCTGACGGCCGTCGACGGTCAGGGGCAGCGCTGGTATCTGATTCACGGCGAGTTAAAAGGCGATGCCTTCAGTATGCGCCAGGGGAATGCCGCCGTTGACCGGCTGACGATGCTTTCGCAGCAGTTACATCAGCGCTGGCCCCAGGCGCAATTGCTGTCGCGCGGCGCCCTGTTTTATAGCGACCATGCCAGCCGTCAGGCCCATCACGAAATGTCCACTCTGGGGGTGGGAACGCTGTGCGGCGTGCTGCTGCTGGTCTTTGCGGTGTTCCGCTCGCCCAGACCGTTGCTGTTGTGTCTGCTGTCGGTGGCTATCGGCGCGCTGGCGGGGGTAACGGTAACGCTGTTGTGGTATGGCGAACTGCACCTGATGACCCTGGTGATGAGCATGGGCATCATCGGCGTTTCCGCCGATTACACCCTTTATTACCTGACCGAACGGATGGTGCATGGCGCGAAAGATTCGGCGCTGGCAAGCCTGGTGAAGGTGCGCGCCACGCTACTGCTGGCGTTGGGCACCACTTTGCTCGCCTGGGGCGTCATGATGATGGCGCCGTTTCCCGGCATTCGCCAGATGGCGCTGTTTGCCGCCACCGGACTGAGCGCGTCATGCCTGACGGTGATTTGCTGGTATCCGCAACTGGCAAAAGGTCTGCCGGTTCGACCTGTGCCGCTGCGTGGACTGATGGTCTGGTGGCTGGCGGCCTGGCGACGTCCCGGGCTACGGCTGGGGCTACCGCTGCTGGTGGCGCTGTTCAGCGCCGTGGGGCTGTGGCAGTTGCGGGTGGATGATGATATTTCGCGTCTGCAGGCCATGCCGCCGGATCTGGTGGCCCAGGATCGCGCCATCGGTCAGTTAACCGGCCAGAGCCTGGACCAGCGCTGGTTTATGGTGTGGGGCGACAGCCCGCAACAGGCGCTGGAACGTCTTGAAGCGTTGACCCCGCGCCTGGAGCAGGCCCGGGACAAGGGCTGGCTGACGGGGTGGCGCCAGTTGCCGCTGTCGTCGCTGGCGCGGCAGAAGGCCGATATGGCGCTGCTCGGTCGCGCAGCCCCTGGGGTGGAACAGCGGCTGGCGGCGGCCGGACTGAATATTAAGGTGGCGGTTCCCGAAGAGCGGCCGCTGACGCCGGAACAGTGGCTGAACAGCGTTAACAGCAGCGGCTGGCGTCTGTTATGGCTTTCGCTGGCGGATGGTCGCAGTGGCATTCTGGTGCCGGTGGACGGCGTTACCCAAAGTGCGGCGTTGGGCAGGCTGGCGCAGGAAAGTCACGGCGTGGCCTGGGTGGATCGCAAAGCGGAATTCGACGGGCTATTTGGTTTCTGGCGCGGGCTGCTGAGCGGGCTGCTGGCGCTGGCGCTGCTGGTGATTGCCGTCAGCTACGTGGCGCGGCTGGGGCTGCGGCGCGGCCTGCAAAGCGTGGCGCCTTCGTTACTGGCGTTGCTCGGCGGGCTGGCGACTCTGGGGCTCTGCGGCCAGCCGCTCAATCTGTTCGCCCTGCTGGCGCTGACGCTGGTGCTGGGGATCGGCATTAACTATACGCTGTTTTTCAGCAACCCCAGAGGGACGCCGCTAACTTCGCTGCTGGCGGTGAGCGTGGCCCTGGCCACTACCTTGCTGACTTTAGGAATGCTGGTCTTTAGCCAGACCGGCGCCATCAGCGGTTTTGGCACCGTACTGGCCAGCGGTATATTTATCGCATGGCTGACCGCGCCGCTGGCGCTGTCAGACCGCAAGGAGAACCATGAATGA
- a CDS encoding phosphopantetheine-binding protein, translated as MESLFAEIKQLIIDTLNLEETGVEDIETQAPLFGDGLGLDSIDALELGLAVKNRYGVVLSAENDQMRQHFYSVATLAEFIAAQNSARGV; from the coding sequence ATGGAATCCTTATTTGCTGAAATTAAACAACTCATCATCGATACCCTCAATCTGGAAGAGACAGGCGTGGAGGATATTGAAACCCAGGCGCCACTGTTTGGAGACGGCCTGGGGCTGGATTCTATTGATGCGCTGGAACTGGGGCTGGCAGTGAAAAATCGCTATGGCGTGGTGCTGTCCGCCGAGAATGATCAAATGCGCCAGCACTTTTATTCAGTAGCGACCCTGGCCGAATTTATCGCTGCGCAAAATTCAGCGCGCGGCGTTTGA
- a CDS encoding lysophospholipid acyltransferase family protein: MALERDVVMQRLNWCWRVAMTGWLFVLFGLGGFLMALFGFNLLNLTVRDRLRRRNLARRAVSASFRFFLRHGRWLGVFDYHFENSALLREERGTLIVANHPTLLDYVFIASQMPQVGCLVKASLTGNIFMRGVIRAADYLINSQGETLLAESRQRLAAGESILIFPEGTRTRPGQPFRAQRGAANIAVRSGCPLRLVHIDCNTRWLDKQSRWYQVPARKPKVVVSVRSRIDSRIYLAGDEASSRAARRLTRYLEQALPVTR; this comes from the coding sequence ATGGCGCTGGAACGTGACGTCGTGATGCAGCGCCTGAACTGGTGCTGGCGCGTGGCGATGACCGGCTGGCTGTTTGTCCTGTTCGGCCTGGGGGGCTTCCTGATGGCGCTGTTCGGCTTCAATTTGCTGAACCTGACAGTGCGCGACAGGCTCCGGCGTCGTAACCTGGCGCGTCGGGCAGTGTCTGCCAGCTTCCGTTTTTTTCTGCGTCATGGCCGCTGGTTGGGCGTCTTCGACTACCATTTTGAGAATAGCGCGCTGTTGCGTGAAGAGCGCGGAACGCTGATTGTCGCCAACCATCCTACGCTTCTGGACTATGTTTTTATCGCCTCACAAATGCCGCAGGTGGGCTGCCTGGTGAAGGCAAGCCTGACGGGCAATATTTTTATGCGTGGCGTGATCCGCGCCGCGGATTATCTGATTAACAGCCAGGGTGAAACGCTGCTGGCGGAAAGTCGCCAGCGGCTGGCGGCGGGGGAGTCTATCCTGATTTTTCCCGAAGGCACCCGCACCCGGCCAGGTCAGCCCTTCAGAGCCCAGCGTGGTGCCGCCAATATTGCCGTACGCAGCGGCTGCCCGCTGCGGCTGGTGCATATTGACTGCAATACCCGCTGGCTGGATAAACAGAGCCGCTGGTATCAGGTCCCGGCGCGTAAACCCAAAGTCGTTGTCTCGGTGCGTTCGCGCATCGACAGTCGAATTTATCTGGCGGGGGACGAAGCCAGCAGCCGCGCGGCGCGGCGTCTCACCCGCTATCTGGAACAGGCATTGCCTGTGACCCGTTAA
- a CDS encoding acyl-CoA thioesterase has protein sequence MLTDPRFRSEVQIKVPFHDVDPMGVVWHGNYFRYFEVAREALLNQVNYGYREMKASGWVWPVVDTRVKYRSPLTFEQQVAVRARIEEYENRLRIGYEIIDIASGKLTTSGYTIQVAVDAASGEMSFVSPPVLLARMGVTA, from the coding sequence ATGCTGACGGATCCCCGTTTTCGCAGTGAAGTGCAGATCAAAGTCCCGTTTCACGATGTGGATCCCATGGGGGTGGTCTGGCACGGTAACTATTTTCGTTACTTCGAAGTCGCGCGCGAGGCGCTGCTGAATCAGGTGAATTACGGCTACCGCGAAATGAAGGCCTCCGGCTGGGTTTGGCCGGTGGTGGATACCCGGGTGAAGTACCGCAGCCCGCTCACTTTCGAACAGCAGGTAGCCGTACGCGCCCGGATCGAAGAGTATGAAAACCGGCTACGCATCGGCTATGAGATTATCGACATCGCCAGCGGGAAGCTGACCACCAGCGGCTATACCATTCAGGTGGCGGTCGATGCCGCCAGCGGCGAGATGAGCTTTGTCAGCCCGCCGGTGCTGCTGGCACGAATGGGGGTAACGGCATGA
- a CDS encoding 3-hydroxy-fatty acyl-ACP dehydratase, translating to MNHFKTPESYLPHEAPMCLLEQVVAVSEQGAHCRVTVTPDGVLAPFLTPDGALPGWFAIELMAQTVGVWNGWYDPDNQRIGMLLGGRELCCEPGRFSAGMVLDCHVQMLMRDDKVGSFEGRICCQGIQLASGRINTWQPDDEQLQQLIGEKG from the coding sequence ATGAACCATTTTAAGACGCCGGAAAGCTATCTGCCGCACGAGGCACCGATGTGTCTGCTGGAACAGGTGGTGGCCGTTTCTGAACAGGGTGCCCACTGCCGGGTAACGGTGACGCCCGATGGCGTGCTGGCGCCGTTTCTGACGCCAGATGGGGCACTGCCTGGCTGGTTCGCCATTGAGCTGATGGCCCAGACGGTGGGAGTGTGGAACGGCTGGTACGATCCGGACAATCAGCGCATCGGCATGCTGCTTGGGGGCCGTGAACTGTGCTGCGAGCCGGGGCGCTTTTCCGCTGGCATGGTGCTGGACTGTCACGTGCAGATGCTGATGCGTGACGATAAAGTCGGCAGTTTTGAAGGCCGCATTTGCTGCCAGGGTATACAACTGGCCAGCGGCAGGATCAACACCTGGCAGCCGGACGACGAACAACTACAACAGCTTATAGGTGAGAAGGGATGA